From one Solanum lycopersicum chromosome 12, SLM_r2.1 genomic stretch:
- the LOC101259217 gene encoding protein METABOLIC NETWORK MODULATOR 1 has protein sequence MSQEAIQGNSSYAAVTLPVKRGRGRPRKDSNLKRVRTAHFPPGIKQTKEIRPQQVDTVNVANDAMIGQAVTGVVETAFDAGYFLNIRIGDLNFRGVVFKPGHFDPVTEENDVAPHVPMIIRNEIHVPIRNQIQVHGHDRRPQLSLSAPTTAPPSGHLVGAHSAVVPAVLQPVNPTNGFPPTTQALPDSSQAAHMTVALKERSLQTVVPLATLPSDGSLIEMTNGVEASHKMSAGNLNAVVERDIGDMNEPPPIEPSDSMNSPLPISVSKPLMSYGIGRMTELLQAVQENLMENQALRGEELIRPINPKTDG, from the exons ATGAGCCAAGAAGCTATTCAAGGGAACAGCTCCTACGCTGCAGTAACTCTTCCTGTCAAGCGGGGGAGAGGAAGACCGCGTAAGGATAGCAACCTAAAGCGTGTAAGAACTGCTCATTTTCCACCAGGGATTAAACAAACAAAAGAGATCCGACCCCAACAAGTAGATACAGTTAATGTTGCAAATGATGCAATGATAGGTCAGGCTGTTACAGGTGTTGTCGAAACTGCATTTGATGCTGGTTATTTTCTGAATATTAGGATTGGCGACTTAAATTTCAGGGGTGTTGTTTTTAAGCCGGGGCATTTTGATCCTGTCACGGAAGAAAATGACGTGGCACCACATGTTCCGATGATTATAAGGAATGAGATTCATGTACCCATTAGAAACCAAATTCAGGTACATGGCCATGATCGGAGGCCTCAGCTAAGTTTATCGGCTCCAACAACAGCTCCTCCTTCTGGCCATTTGGTGGGAGCCCACAGTGCTGTTGTTCCTGCTGTCCTTCAACCTGTCAACCCAACCAATGGATTTCCACCTACTACACAAGCTCTTCCAGATTCATCCCAAGCTGCTCATATGACAGTTGCTCTAAAGGAGAGAAGTTTGCAAACTGTTGTTCCCTTGGCTACGTTGCCATCCGATGGATCACTTATTGAAATGACCAATGGCGTTGAGGCGTCTCATAAGATGTCAGCAGGGAACTTGAATGCGGTCGTGGAACGAGATATTGGTGACATGAATGAGCCTCCTCCTATAGAACCAAGCGATTCTATGAATTCGCCTCTTCCCATCTCTGTTTCGAAACCATTGATGAGTTACGGGATTGGCAGGATGACAGAGCTTTTACAG GCGGTGCAGGAAAATCTGATGGAGAACCAGGCACTTCGTGGTGAAGAGCTTATTAGACCGATCAATCCAAAAACGGATGGTTAA